The Criblamydia sequanensis CRIB-18 sequence TAAGGTTTCTTGCCGGAGAAAATCGCTTGCTGGACTATCAAAAAAAACTTTCATCCTATTTGATTCAAAAAGACCTGATTTCTCATATAGATCAAAAAAGGAGCTTCCTCCCGCATGTTACCTTTGCAAGACAACCCTTCGACAAAATCAATTTAAAATTTGAATTTACATCATTTATCATAACTTTGTCGACCCTTCATCTTTATGAAAGCTTGGGCGGGCTTTCCTATTCTCCTCTAATAACGAAAGAGGTTGAAAAGCCTTTCGAGGAAATAGACCATACAGCAGACATTGCCTATCTAATTAAAGGAGAGTCGTTGGAAGAAATAGCCTTAAACGCAAAAGCCGCTCTTATGAGCCGGGAATTAAATATTGAACCTTTTTTTAATTATTCAAAAAAAGATTTTTCATCCATCGAATCCATTGTCCTCTGGCTTAACGAAGCCATTAGGGAACAAGATAAAAATGAGGGGTCTCCCTTTAAAGCCGTTTCACATCATGGAAAAATCAAAATAGATAATAAAAATATTTTTACCTGGGAAATGATTGTCGATGTCTAAAGATTTAAAAAAAATAAAACCTGCGACCTATCTTCTTCCAAAGGAAGGCGGTATGCGAGTGCCGGGCCTTGTTATAGCAAGCGAGAAACTCTTAGAGATTGACGACCTTGAAGAACCTTTGAAACAAGTGAGGAATGTTGCCTATCTTCCGGGTATTTTAGGCTATAGCGTCGCTATGCCGGATATTCATTGGGGTTATGGCTTCCCTATAGGCGGTGTGGCCGCAACCGATGCTGAAGAGGGAGTGATCAGCCCGGGGGGTGTCGGCTATGACATTAACTGCGGGGTTCGTCTAGCTCTAATTGATATCCCCTTTGATTCTATCACGGCAAAAAATCGAAAGGCGCTTCTTGAATCCATCTATAAAAACGTTCCCTCAGGCGTTGGCAAAGGACATAGTAAAGCTAAAACCCTAACCAATAGCGACTACGAGCAATTAGTGAAAGAAGGCGCAAAATGGTCTATTGATTTAGGTTATGGCTTTTCCCGAGATCTTGAGTATATGGAAAGCTATGGCGTTATTGCAGGCGGCGATGCCCATTACATTTCTACTTCTGCTAAAGATCGTGGTAAAGATCAGCTTGGGTCTATTGGTTCCGGCAATCATTTTGTTGAAATTGGAAAAGTCGATGCCATCTTCTTAAAAGATGTAGCCAAGGAATGGGACGTTTTTGAAGGTCAAACCTATGTCTTAATTCATTCCGGATCAAGAGGGCTTGGCCATCAAGTCTGCCAAGACACACTCGATGAATTTGTAAGAAAAGGCTATTCGGAAAATCTTCCTGACAAGCAGCTTGTTTCAGCTCCCATTAAAAGCGATGACGGAAAAGCTTACTTTAAGGCTATGGCAGCTGCTGCTAATTTTGCTTTCAATAATAGACAGAGAATCCTTCATGAAGTTCGTCAAAGCTTCAATGAAACCCTAGGAATCCCTTTTGAAGAGGTCCGCCTTCTATATGATGTTTGCCATAACATTGCCAAGTTTGAAACGCATTTAATTGATGGGGTTGAAAAGAAAGTCTGCGTCCATAGAAAAGGGGCTACAAGAAGTCTTGGGCCTAAATCAAAGGAGCTTAATTCTCTTTTTCAAAAGACAGGGCAGCCGGTTTTAGTTCCGGGAGATATGGCAAGAGCAAGTTTTTTACTTGTAGGCCTTGGAAATCCTCTGACCTTTTGTAGCTGCTGCCATGGTGCAGGAAGAGAAATGAGCCGTTTTAAATCTTCCAAATTCTGGAAAGGAAAAGACCCAATCCGATACATGGAAAGCCAAGGAGTTCAAGTTAAAGCTTCTTCAATTAGGACAATTGTTGAAGAAATGCCAAATGCTTATAAAGATGGCAGCCTTGTTGTCCAGGCGGTAGAAGACGCAAATCTAGCAAAACAAGTGGCAAGGCTTAAACCTTTTTTAGTTGTGAAAGGATAGCTCCCCCAAAATGAGGGAGCTATTTTTATTTTTAAACCCAACTTTTCCCCTAAATCCTAGCACAAACCCCTTTTCAATGGAAAACGAGATAATAAAAATCACTAGTTTGAGCAAGAAACCTTCTTTAATAAATAAGACACTATGCACAAACTATCAAGCGGAGAGCTAAGCCTCTCACTTGCCAATTGAAACGCCAAGCACCTCGGCTAAGTTCATAACTTGGCCTTCGGCACTTAACATTTCACTTGTCAAGTTCTGTAACGCTCATGCGTGATTTAGGGGCGCAAGTTGGGTTTTAAATATATCTCTCCCGCCACTCTTCTCGGGGGCTGATTTTCTTTAAAGCTTTTTCGAAGTCTGCCATTCCAACTTTTAGAGGCAGTTCTTTTTCCTTGCCTTTAAGACTCGCCGTCATGTTTTGCATCTTCATATGGCGTCTTGCAGCTAATGTGAACGCTTTATTTACAAGAGATTGAATAAAACTGCCATTTCGTCGATCTGTTCTTAATGCCAGCTCTTCTACATTTACTTTCTCATCAAGCTGACCATTCGCTTTTATTTTCCCGAGGCAAATCTCAAATATCTCTTTTCTTGCTTCCAAATCCGGCAGCGAAAGAAGAATATGCTTCCCAAATTTTCCTTCTCTCTGAATGCCATCGGATAGTTCATAATGCCTTGTAGCAAGTCCTATGACGACAAGATTTCGAAATTCAAATTTTTCTTCCAGCACATCCTCTACTTCTTTGATGAAATGATTAAATACGGAACCATCCAAAGAGTCGGGAATTTTTTGAGTAGAGTAAAGCCAATCGATATTATCAATTACAACCATAGTCATACTAGCTTCATGTTTTAACTCTTTCTCAAGGTGCAGGGAGTGCTCAAAAAGGTTTTTAAGTTTGGCTTTCAGGTGATGGCCTTGTAATTCCCAAAGAGAAGAAGCGCGGTAGTATTTAAAGCTGTTTTTATTGAGATTAAAAACTTTCATCAAGGATTTGGCAAAAATTGTTTTTCCCGTTCCTGAAGGTCCATAAATAAAATAGCCTTTCGGTAAAGCTTGGCCATTATCCAAGAAAAATTGCTTATAGGTTTGATAGCAGCTTAAATCCAAAACCATTTCTATTTGATCTTTGGAGAGTCCCCCAAAGCCTAATTTTTTAAGGGCCTCTTTCACCTCAGCTTTTTGATAGACCGCCTGGAAATTAGGGACAGGGCTTTCTATTTCCTCTTTTCGATCTAACATCGTTAGAAGCGCTTCCTTAAAATCCCTTTGGGTAATTTTAGCATCCGAATGCGTATAAATTTCATCTTTAGGGATTCTATTTTGGTAGACCCTTCTCAAGGAAATATCGACGGCTTTTTTACAAATAGCCGCAATAAAAGCTCCTGATTGACCGATGGTGTGTTCGGCAAGCTCATCAAATTCGATACCCTCGTCTAAATTTTTCATTTTTTTGGTATGGATTTGAAAAATCTCTTTTCTTGCCTTTAAATCCGGCAATCCCATTTCTATATGAAGACCGAGCCTGCCGGGTCTAAGAATTGCGCTATCGATGCAATCTTTCCTATTAGTAAGAGCAATAACTAGCGTATTATTAAGGGACTTAGCAGAACCGTCCAGCTCCTTTAAAAAAGTTCGAACCACACTTTGTCTTGCAGCTATCTCATCTTCACCAACTTTTTGGCCTAAAGCATCAAATTCATCGATAAGAATGACATGAAGCTGGCTATCAGCACCATTTTTTTCCTGATCTTCCCTTGCAAGTTTAAACATATTTCGAACATTCGCCTCAGAGCCCCCGAGCCATTTATTCCAAATATCAGGCCCTGAATAATAATGGACTTGCGCATTCATTAGTTTTCCAATCAACCTTGCAAAAATGGTTTTTCCGGTTCCAGGAGGCCCATATATTAAAATCCCCCTTTCCGGTTGAAGATCCATGCTTGTGATGTAATCTTTGTAATCACCCCAAGAAAGCTTTATGGCTGTGAGAGCCTCTTTTAATAGATCCGGCACGCCCCCGACTCCAAGCTCTATCAAAGTTTCCCCAATGTTATCGTAATTAAGGTCTTGAACTGCCGGTACCACTACAAGGTTGCTTTCATTATCGGTATAAAATTGAATTTTGGTTTCGGGTGTCCATTGATATAAGAAAGGATAAGACCCTTGAGCTATCCGATCTTTTGACGTGATCTCCATAATTTGAAAGTTGACTTTTTGCCCATTGTCTAATACGGCGGCCACATTTTGATCTTTCAAAAAACATTTTACGGTATCTTTAAATGCAACCTTTAAAGCTTCTTCTTCCAATATGGGTTTCTTTTTATTTTCATCATCTTCACCAAGAAGGATCCTTTGAAACGACTTACTCTTATTGTCCGGAAGGGTTGGTTTAATGGTGATGCTTTCAAGATCGATTGGCACACTCTTTTGAACTAAATCGACCATGAGCTTCTTATTACTATAAACTTTTATGAGGGTTTCTTTGCTTAAATGGTATAATGGCTTTATGGTGTCATCGTCATTTTCTGTGAAACCCATACACTTCGCTTTATTTAATTTTAAAAGAAACTTTCCCTTGGCGAGTTCAAGAACAATTTTTCCGCCAATCGGTAAAGATCTCTCCTCGCTTAAAATAGCTTCTTTGATTTCCTCAAAACTGGCCCAAAGGCGCTTTCCCGTTTTTAGGTTCTCTTTAGCCGTCGTATCTAATATTTCAAAAACTACTTCATTTGCAGGTTGCGCCTCAGAGGCCACGGATGTGAATATGATTTGTGAATGCCCACTGATTCTTATCGCATGATCTCTTAACTGAAAAGCGATCTCATTTTGATTCTCAAACTCCCCTTCCTCCACGTTGGATATAATTTCAGACCCTTTCTTTAACTCAACGCTTTTGAATCTAATCGTAACAGCGTGATCACCTGAAATTTGCAAGTGCTTCTCTTCTCCTGGAATAATTTTAAATTTGGAAAATTGCTCTCTCACCCATTGGCTTAGTTCTGAAAATGCAACGGGAACCGGGACCGGCTTTTCCCCTTTTTTCCAACCTTCGTTAAGCCCGCCTTCCAAAGCGCCTATAATTCGAGCGGAAACTCTAGTTACTTTACAAACTGAAAATTCAAATCTTGCAATCCCCTCATCTTTCATTTCTTCAAAAAGCGCTATTTCGTCGTCACCTGAACTCCATTTAACTTTAGTAGCGCTTGTAATCTTTCCGTAATAGGGTATCTTCTCAATAAAGGGGTTATCTTTTTCAATGTCCTTAAAAGCCCAACTATCTACAATTGCAACAAGCGGGCCGATCGCCGGATGTTTGATAAACAACTCTTGACCCATCCTAATAACTTTTCCTTGCCAAAGTTGTCTCAGAATATCTTGAAGAGAGTCGACAAGAATTTTTTTAGGGTCATTTTTACCAAATCCATTCAGCTCTCCTCTACCATAAACTTTTAAAGATAATTGAGTTATAACACCCGATCTTTGATCAAAACGTGAAATAACAGTCTCTACGCCTCTTGGACCTTTATCAATTGCCCTTTTTACTTGAGAAAAGAAGTGTGTGGGTACATACATTGAATTCTTTTTAACAGAAGGATCGGGAAACGCAGGAAAAGGAAAATTCGCTACACTGACTAAAGGATATTCAAGCTCACCCTCTTCTTCTTTTTCACCCGATGGAAATAGATCCTCATAAGTTCTAGGATTTAAACGAACTCCATTCTCGGCAGCTCTTGTAATGTCCGGGTCCCTTAATACCGCTACCGCAACGGTATGAGAGTCCTTTTCAACTCTTTGTTTTTTTTCAGCTCTTGGGGAGTCCTTTTTACCTTTAGTTTTAGAAGTGGAAGGTTCACACATTTCCCTTTTTCTTGTGTTGGATTCTTTTAATCCCGGATCATAGGGAGATCCCCCCTTTATTCCTGTAACGCCTGTCATAATTTTACTCCGTCTTAAGTTTCTTTTGTCTTAGCCAAAAAATTGTTAAAGTTCTCATTTCTAATGGCTATTTTCGCTAACGTCTTCAATTCCTTATTTAGATGGATCAAAATGAAAATTTAATCCACAATTTTTTTATAGCTTAAAAACCGCTGATTTTATAAATTGAAATTTTTTTTATATTATATTTTTGCTGCAATCTTCTGGCTAAAAATGCCTCATGAAATTCATTTAAGCCTTTTTTTGGAAAGGTTCCTAAGCTTTCAGATAAAATGGGAATAATGTAATTCGCTTTACAAAAATTAAAAATTAAACTTTATTGTGCTTAATTAAGCGGCTTCCCTTGAAGCTTATTAAAATCATTTGCTTTAAGACTTTTTTTGGAGAAATGCTATGCAAGAAACTATTCGTTCTCTTAGGCCTTATTTCTTTTTTGAGAGCCTAGTATTTATTTTACTTGGAATTGCAGCTTTGGCGGTTCCTTTCATTTTTACCTTAAGCATAGGCTTATTGATAGGCTCTCTTTTTCTTATCGGAGGGCTTGTACAGGGGTTTAGAACTTTAAAATCCGGAGTCCATTCTACCGGTTTTTGGCCTTCTCTATTAGTGTCTATCCTTTATGTCCTAGTAGGGCTTTATCTTTTATTTTTTCCTCTAAGAGGAGCTGTCACTTTAACACTTCTTTTAGCCGTCTATTTTTTCCTCGAGGGAATTTTTAAGATTTTCTTTAGCATCTCCGCAAGAAACTTACCGCAAGCAGGTCTTGTTTTTATAAGCGGGTTGCTTTCATTTTTAATTGGCTATATCATTTATGCCGCTCTTCCCGGAAGTGCTAGCTGGGCAATCGGTGTCCTTGTCGGGATTGATTTGTTAATTATTGGAATTACTCTTCTCATTATTACTCTATCAGTTCCAAAGTCTAGTGAGAGAATTTAAAAAGTATTTATAAAGAGGGTTTATTAATAAACCCTCTTTTAAGGTAAAGCGCTGATGGGATCTCTAGCTACTTTTTTCTATTCATTCTTGACTGTCGCTTTAGTATTCTATACTCTTTCTGTCGGAAAAGATCTTTTCATTCCAATTTTTATTGCCATTGTCATTTGGTTTTTATTAGCAAGCTTAGCCGGCGCAATTCAAAAAGTTAGATTTTACCATTATAAAATAAACTACCCGCTTGCCATTACCCTTGCCCTTTTCATGGGAGGCTATGGCCTTTGGTTAACTTATTTACTCATGGTAGAAAATATCTCGCAAGTTATTGAAGCTGGGCCCTTTTATCAAGAACGCTTCAACCACCTGCATGAAGCCTTAATGACCAAGCTCAACATTCAAAAACCTCCTGCCTTATCGGATCTTATCGGCTCTTTTAGTGTTGTAGACATAGCTTCAGGGGTTGCTCAAATGTTGACCACTTTTGCAAGTAATTTAGGGGTCATTTTTCTCTATGTAATTTTTATGCTTATGGAGACAGGCTCTTTTGATGAAAAGCTTAAGGCTTTAATTCCAAATAAGGAAAAAAGACAAGATGTTCAAAAGCTTGTGGCTAGAATCACAAAGCAAATCCAGTCCTATATTTGGATAAAAACAATAGTAAGCATAGCAACCGCTTTAATCAGTTATTTTGTTCTTTGGGCGGTGGGCGTTGATTTTGCAGCTTTTTGGGCATTTATCATCTTTATTTTAAATTATATCCCAACGATCGGTGCAATTATCGCAACCATTTTGCCTTGCATGCTAACCCTTGTCCAATTTGAAAGCTTAACTCCCTTTCTTATTGTCACTTGCACGTTGATTTCCATTCATTTTATCATAGGAAATATCATCGAGCCAAAATTAATAGGCAGATCGATTAATTTAAGCGGGCTTGTGATTTTATTCTCTCTTGCCGTTTGGGGTCATATTTGGGGGATGGTCGGACTTTTTCTTTCAATACCGATAACAGTCATTACAAGCTTAATTTTAGCCAACTTTCCAAAAACCCGTTTTCTTTCGATTCTTCTTTCAGAAAATGGGGAAATTTACGAGGAAGAAAACAATCATCTTTCACTTTGAAATTACTCATTGAATTTCTGACACTCTTCCGGAATATATTCATCAGGCACCCCGCTGATAGGATGCTCGCCGCTTGATTCTAAAATAGAATTCAGCCAAAAGTAGATATTTTCTTTTCTTATTTTTTGGCGTAATTTTTTCATGCGGAAATGCCTTTTTTCTTCAGACAGAGTCAAGGCTTCATATATGCTTCTAGAAGTTCCTTCAACATCGTAGGGGTTAATTAAAAAAGCTTCCTTTAATTGGCAAGCTGCCCCTGCAAATTCACTTAAAACCAAAGCTCCTTTTTCTTCAATGTTGGCAGCCGCATACTCTTTGCAAACAAGATTCATCCCATCTTTAATAGGTGTCACAAGCGCAACATCGCTTGCCCTGTAAAAGCCAAGAAGCTGAACCGGGGTTAGGGAATGGAACATATAGTGGATAGGGATCCAGCCAGGGCTTGTGTATTCGCTATTAATTTGGCTGACGGCTTTATCTATTTTTTCTTTTAGGTCAATATAGCCTTGAATATCAGTCCTTGAAGGGACAATCACTTGAATAAAATTTACTTTGCGGTGAAACTCAGGAAAAGATTTTAGAAAATTGGCAATCGCTTCTAGACGATAGGGGATTCCTTTTGTATAATCCAGCCTATCCACACTAAAGACAAGCTTTCTACCCGGCAGAGACTGCCGGATGGATTGAACTTCTTTTTCAACCTCAGGGCTCTTAGCTTTTTCTTCAAACTCATCAAAATCAATGCTAATTGGATAAACCCCTACCTTTGTAACGGTGCTATCCGTAAGGCAAAGAGTTTTATTTCCGCTGCCTCTAAAGATGGCATCTTTAAGAAGAGCTTTTGCATTATAAATAAAGTTTCTCATATCACGTTGAGTTTGAAAACCTAACGAATCAAAATCAAGTAATGCCCTTAAGATTTCGAACCTCCATGGTATTTTAAGGAATATATCGATAGGTGCAAAAGGAATGTGGAGGAAGAAAGAAAGCTTATAATTAAAGTAATTTTGCTTTAAGTACTTACCGACAAGCATTAAATGATAATCATGAATCCAGATAAAATCTAAATTTTTGGCAATCGACTTAATCTTTTCAGCAAATTTTATATTTACGCTTTGGTAACCCTTCCAATAGGAGGGCTTAAAGTTGCATAAAGCGTGAAGGTCGTGAAAGAGAGGCCAGATAATCTCATTTGCGAATCCTTCATAATAATCTGCGATTTCCTCTTTAGTTAAAGAAATCGAGACTAGTTTAAAACCTGCTTCCTTTTCAAACTCATGCAAGGCTTTTGCAATCTCTTCTTCTGAAAAATCATGCGTCCCGATCCACCCAATCCAAATTCCCTTATGCTTCTTTAAAAGAGGGGCCATGGCTGTAATAAGCCCTCCTGATCCGGGCACAATATGCGGCTTGCCATCTTTTTTAGTAATAATAATAGGAAGCCTATTTGAAACGACGATCAATCTCCCGGTAATGCTATTTTTTTGATGTTTTATCATTGGTACAAGCTTGATTTAATTCAGAAAGGATAAAATTTTTTAATACTCTCTTAGAAAAAAACTTTCAATAATTTTATATACCGTATGATAGGTTGAGATAAAGGTCAGATTAAGAGGTTCCTTTGGAAAGCTTATTAAAAAATCTTTTTGAAAGCCTGGAAAACGAAACTTCTTTCTCGCTTACACCCAATTCTTTAATAACTGAACTTGCCTCAGGTTTCTTTATTGATTATGAGACACTTGCTGAGGAGTATAGGAAAGGGCTAAAAGTTCAAAATCTAGGGGGCTTTATTCCTGAATCCTTGTCCCGGGAAGAGAAATTAATCTATTTAACGCTTTCTCATTTAAGACAAAACAATAGCGCGATCATTTTTGAAAAAATACCTGATAAAAATTTTAAAAAACCTCTTGAAATCGGTTCAGGTCCTCTTCATACAACCGGAAGCTCTTTCTTAACCTCGCCTTTAAGCCAATCAAAGAGAAAAAACTTCCTATATCTTGAGATTAACCCTAAAATTATCTCTTCAATAAAGGGCCTGGTAAAAAATCCCCCTTTAATCGAAGGCGATCTTCTTAACCTTGAAGGGCTTTTTAAGGGAGAGGCTTTTACACTGATAGCAGGCTCCAATATTTTAGATACCCTTTCTAAACAAGATTTGGAAAAAGGGCTAAAAGAAGTCCATGCGGTTTTAAAAAATGAGGGCCTCTTAGTGCATTTGCTTAATTTAGAACCTTTTATTTATTCCATTATTCATACTTTCTCAAAAAATAAGACCTTATTCATTCCCAATCTTGGCTATCAAAATCGGGGTTTTGTCTTAGTTGAAGACCTAAAAGAGTTTGGATTCACTTCTCTTGAAATAGAGGTTCTACAATTTATTGAAGGGCTAAACCCTCTTGAAAAAGAACATTTTTTTAACGCTTCTTTAAAGCTTAATAATGGAAGGGCGCTATCAAAGCTTAGTGAAAAAATTCTAAAGAGACACCCTGAAGCCTTGCTCCCCTTTACCGAAATCTTTTCTGATTGGATAAAAAAAATCTCAAAAGAAATCGGCTTTAAGCTAATCGATGAGGGATGCGTCTCCTCAAGAAAAAAGCTAGACTTACCCGTCGATTCTTCCTATAAAGAGCAGCTCATCCATATTGGCCCGATGGGTAAAAAAATCACGAAAAATGAGAAGACCTCAATCCTTGAAGCCGAAACCTATTTTTTTATTCTAAAAAAATAACATAGGGATTTTTTCATTTATTTGTTAAAATAGTTCCTATCTTTTAATTTATTATAAATAACTATGCTTTGCATCCATACAGCTTTCCAATCTGAAGCAAACCCATTTATCAAAAAATGGCGTTTGAAAAAGCAAGAGAACCACCCTTTTCCGATATATACGAAAGATGAGATCGTTCTTGGCATCTCAGGCCCTGGAAAATTAAAGACAGCTTGTCTCATTACTTACATGGGAGCAATCTATAAGCCCCTTTCGTTTCTAAATTTCGGGATTGCCGGCCATCCAACTCTATCTCTTGGGGAAACTGTTTTTGGAGGCAAAATAACGGATGCGTCGTCCAAAAAAACTTTTTACCCTGTTCCTATAATACCGCATAAAATCAAGGTTGTTGAAATCACAACAGTTGAGAAGCCGGAGGAGAACTACCTCAAAGACACTTGCTATGACATGGAAGCGTTCGGTTTTTTTCATGCCGCGCAATTATTTACAACAGCTGAGTTCATTCATTCCCTAAAAGTAATCTCGGACAATAAGGACGCCTCTTTTAAGCATATAACCCCCTCTTTTGCAGAAGAGCTTATGGATAGCTCTAAAGAAAATCACATCTGTTACGCAGAATCTCTTTTAGCTAAATGTAAAGAGTATCAAGGGCAAATTACAGTTGGAAATTGTTTTATGCCGGAGAATTTTTCATTTACAGTCTCAGAAAAACTACAAATGAATGAGCTATTAAGACGCTATCAAGTGCTTTCGAAAAGCCCTTTAGATGCTGCTTTTTTTGAGGATTGTACGACAGCAAAAGAAACTCTAAACAAGCTTCGAAATAAACTTCAATCGCTTCCCATTTCCTTTTTATGAGGTTTTCTTAAACATGTTCAGCTTAATCTATGTAGAAGAAGAGATATGGGATCATCCGGAAACTCAGGCTATAAAAAGACGATTTTCTAAACTTCCCGTCATTAAATGCGAACGTTTTGGAGAAGTTTTTAATCGAAAAAATCAAAGTTTTAGACTGCAAAAAGAAAATCCCGCTCTCATCCTTGCCAAAAAACAAGGCAATCTAGTTCTTAAAGTGCCTGAAGGCCATGGCATTGGCGGGACTAACAACTATTACTTCTCTCACATGCTTAATTGTGTTTTTGATTGCAGGTACTGTTTTCTACAAGGCATGTACTCATCAGCCCACTATGTTTTATTTATCAACGCGGAAGACTTTAAAGAAGCGATTATAAAAACAGCAAAAGAAGTAGAGACCCCATACTTTTTCTCCGGCTATGATTGCGATAGCCTGGCCCTGGAAAATATAACCGGCTTTGTCAAAGGCATTCTTCCCGTTTTTAGAAAAATAGAGAACGCTTTTCTTGAGCTTAGAACAAAGAGTGTGCAGATCAAGTTTCTCCTAAGAGAAAAACCAATGCCAAATTGCATCACCGCCTTTACCCTATCTCCTGAACCCATCGCAAAAGCATTAGAGCATAAAGCCCCTTCATTTAAAGAAAGGCTAAAAGCATTAAAATACCTCCAAGAAGCCGGCTGGCCGATCGGTCTTAGATTTGACCCTTTAATATTTATGACCCGTTTTGAAGAATGCTACGGCCCCTTTTTTGAGGAAGTTTTTCAAACCTTGGATGAAAAAAGCATCCATTC is a genomic window containing:
- a CDS encoding SPL family radical SAM protein, coding for MFSLIYVEEEIWDHPETQAIKRRFSKLPVIKCERFGEVFNRKNQSFRLQKENPALILAKKQGNLVLKVPEGHGIGGTNNYYFSHMLNCVFDCRYCFLQGMYSSAHYVLFINAEDFKEAIIKTAKEVETPYFFSGYDCDSLALENITGFVKGILPVFRKIENAFLELRTKSVQIKFLLREKPMPNCITAFTLSPEPIAKALEHKAPSFKERLKALKYLQEAGWPIGLRFDPLIFMTRFEECYGPFFEEVFQTLDEKSIHSVTLGTFRSPSVLFKRMEKMFPEEKLFAQDLEEKNGLVTYREAPLKEIYEFSQSKILKYIPESKLFTSMTF